From the genome of Streptomyces sp. NBC_01116, one region includes:
- a CDS encoding SDR family NAD(P)-dependent oxidoreductase: protein MTRTIVVTGGGTGIGRATARLFAEQGETVIVTGRRPGPLHELAEKSGVRALVCDHTDPRALTTLLSELPDRIDVLVNNAGGNTDLDSDGATDLAAYARDFRANLDTNLVSAALTTKALDDRLAAGGAVVHIGSIAADQGAGSYGAAKAGLAAWNLDLARELGPRGITANVVSPGYIADTEFFRDRLPEARRTSLVAATATGRAGTPADVATTAAFLASSGARHITGQVLHVNGGTYRTR, encoded by the coding sequence ATGACACGCACCATCGTGGTCACCGGCGGCGGAACGGGCATCGGCCGGGCGACTGCCCGGCTCTTCGCGGAGCAGGGCGAGACGGTGATCGTCACTGGTCGCCGCCCCGGTCCGCTCCACGAACTGGCAGAGAAGTCCGGCGTGCGCGCGCTGGTGTGCGACCACACCGATCCCCGGGCGCTCACCACCCTCCTGTCGGAGCTGCCGGACCGGATCGACGTCCTTGTGAACAACGCGGGCGGAAACACCGACCTCGACAGCGACGGAGCCACGGACCTGGCCGCCTACGCCCGGGACTTCCGCGCCAACCTGGACACGAACCTGGTGAGTGCCGCACTGACCACGAAGGCGCTGGACGACCGCCTCGCCGCCGGCGGCGCGGTCGTCCACATCGGCTCGATCGCCGCCGACCAGGGCGCCGGCTCCTACGGGGCCGCCAAGGCGGGGCTCGCCGCCTGGAACCTTGATCTGGCCCGCGAGCTCGGCCCACGCGGCATCACCGCGAACGTCGTCTCGCCCGGCTACATCGCCGACACGGAGTTCTTCCGCGACCGCCTCCCGGAAGCCCGCCGCACCTCCCTCGTCGCCGCCACGGCGACGGGCCGCGCCGGCACCCCCGCCGACGTCGCCACCACGGCCGCCTTCCTCGCCTCTTCCGGAGCCCGTCACATCACGGGACAGGTGCTGCACGTGAACGGGGGCACTTACAGAACCCGCTGA
- a CDS encoding MarR family winged helix-turn-helix transcriptional regulator, giving the protein MAKEPRTANGEDGAERASALDIAAAWERERPGTPSDSIGIVTPIWQLAKLFGDDRRRVLARAEVDSATLDLLSVLRRSGHPYTLSTRELARRALVTAGAISQRVARAEREGLVTRQSGTGRPRTVQVTLTTAGHDLVEVTVDQVLLREAELIGGLTPDQRNRLTELLHLLLTDVQQRIGDDRITQVGGEE; this is encoded by the coding sequence GTGGCAAAGGAGCCCCGGACGGCGAACGGCGAGGACGGGGCGGAGCGCGCTTCAGCGCTGGACATCGCCGCCGCATGGGAACGCGAGCGCCCTGGCACTCCGTCCGACTCGATCGGGATCGTCACGCCCATCTGGCAGCTCGCCAAGCTCTTCGGCGACGACCGGCGCCGGGTACTGGCACGCGCCGAGGTGGACTCCGCGACCCTCGACCTGCTCAGCGTGCTGCGCCGCAGCGGCCACCCGTACACCCTGAGTACCCGCGAACTCGCGCGGCGCGCCCTGGTCACGGCGGGAGCCATTTCCCAACGGGTGGCCCGTGCCGAGCGGGAAGGCCTGGTGACCCGGCAGTCCGGCACCGGCCGCCCCCGTACTGTCCAGGTCACCCTGACCACGGCCGGGCACGACCTTGTCGAGGTCACTGTGGACCAAGTGCTGCTGCGTGAGGCCGAATTGATCGGAGGGCTCACGCCCGACCAGCGGAACAGGCTGACAGAGCTGCTCCATCTCCTGCTGACGGATGTACAGCAGCGCATCGGCGACGACCGCATCACTCAGGTGGGTGGCGAGGAGTGA
- a CDS encoding STAS domain-containing protein gives MSDQTLTLTTHHHPAGVFVLTVSGELDHHTSPSFREALNEIALTPDTGLVLDLSGLTYCDSTGITVLVTAYQRAQASGTQLNVAGASTHLLRVFSIVGLDQVFTLKPTTEDAITALRT, from the coding sequence GTGAGCGACCAGACCCTGACTTTGACCACCCACCATCACCCCGCCGGTGTCTTCGTCCTGACCGTCTCCGGCGAACTCGACCACCACACCTCTCCCAGCTTCCGGGAAGCCCTCAACGAGATCGCTCTCACTCCCGACACCGGCCTGGTACTCGATCTATCCGGCTTGACCTACTGCGATTCCACCGGCATCACCGTGCTGGTGACCGCCTACCAGCGCGCCCAGGCAAGCGGCACCCAACTGAACGTCGCGGGGGCGAGCACCCATCTGCTGCGCGTCTTCAGCATCGTCGGTCTGGACCAAGTCTTCACCCTGAAGCCAACCACCGAGGATGCCATTACCGCTCTGCGCACCTGA
- a CDS encoding PP2C family protein-serine/threonine phosphatase, with protein sequence MTQTGTALRPDPAPRPTDETRRLAAVHRYHVLDTPPDGSFDRIATLAAQIFHAPAAAITIVDSDRVWFKATDGLGNVTETGRTPGLCSSAILHGAPYVVTDTLTDPRTTTATTLGELDVRFYAAAPITTPDGYHLGTVNVLDSQPRQPTEEQLAALANLAALVMDQLEMRLSAILTVAAERQMRAAAERLARTLQRTLLPSALPKVPGLHAAAAYHTASADEVGGDFYDLFPLDDGRWAFFLGDVCGKGAGAAALTSLTRYTLRAAAIYDPDPCTVLSNLDSVLKGEYQGTDPRYCTAIFGILQPAEDGSFTLTLAGGGHPPALAVRADGSINPISTVGGQLIGMLPEPRFTQTSTRLGPGDALLLYTDGLTEARTPSGDRLEDEGLAAHLAAGTWHDADDLLAGIQRLLDHLGPGVNDDTALLALSVPIPRTAPAQETR encoded by the coding sequence GTGACACAGACCGGCACTGCCTTGCGCCCGGACCCGGCACCCCGGCCCACCGACGAGACGCGGCGCCTTGCCGCAGTACACCGCTATCACGTACTGGACACCCCGCCCGACGGATCGTTCGACAGAATCGCCACCCTCGCCGCCCAGATCTTCCACGCGCCCGCCGCCGCCATCACCATCGTCGACAGCGACCGCGTGTGGTTCAAAGCCACTGACGGACTGGGCAACGTCACCGAGACCGGCCGCACCCCCGGGCTGTGCTCCTCCGCCATCCTGCACGGCGCCCCCTACGTCGTCACGGACACACTCACCGACCCCCGCACCACCACCGCCACCACCCTCGGAGAACTGGACGTGCGGTTCTATGCCGCCGCTCCCATTACCACCCCCGACGGCTACCACCTGGGCACCGTCAACGTGCTCGACAGCCAGCCCCGCCAGCCGACCGAAGAGCAACTCGCAGCCCTGGCGAACCTCGCAGCCCTGGTGATGGACCAGCTGGAGATGCGTCTGTCGGCCATACTCACGGTCGCCGCCGAACGGCAGATGCGCGCCGCCGCCGAACGCCTCGCGCGCACACTCCAGCGAACCCTCCTGCCCTCCGCGCTGCCCAAGGTCCCCGGCCTCCACGCGGCCGCCGCCTACCACACCGCTTCGGCCGACGAGGTCGGCGGCGACTTCTACGACCTGTTCCCCCTCGACGACGGCCGCTGGGCCTTCTTCCTCGGCGACGTCTGTGGCAAAGGCGCCGGAGCAGCAGCCCTCACCTCACTCACCCGCTACACGCTGCGCGCCGCCGCGATCTACGACCCCGACCCCTGCACGGTCCTGTCCAACCTCGACAGCGTCCTGAAAGGCGAGTACCAGGGAACCGACCCCCGCTACTGCACTGCGATCTTCGGCATCCTGCAGCCGGCGGAAGACGGCTCCTTCACGCTCACGCTCGCCGGCGGAGGCCACCCCCCGGCCCTGGCTGTACGCGCCGACGGCAGCATCAACCCCATATCCACCGTCGGCGGCCAACTCATCGGCATGCTGCCCGAACCCCGCTTCACCCAGACCTCAACACGCCTCGGCCCGGGGGACGCCCTGCTGCTGTACACCGACGGTCTCACCGAAGCCCGCACACCGAGCGGGGACAGACTCGAGGACGAGGGTCTGGCCGCGCATCTGGCAGCCGGCACCTGGCACGACGCGGACGATCTGCTTGCAGGAATCCAAAGACTCCTGGACCACTTGGGTCCGGGCGTCAACGATGACACGGCCCTACTGGCCCTGTCCGTCCCCATACCCCGTACCGCACCCGCACAGGAGACCCGGTGA
- a CDS encoding SpoIIE family protein phosphatase: MAVSEGSGGRAAAGDDVFSADVEVGKDLGAVDWATHPLGLPALWPQSLRTAVSILLSSRFSMWMAWGPELTFFCNSAYRRDTLGSKYPWALGRPASEVWAEIWDDIGPRIDTVLGTGDATWDQALLLFVQRSGYPEESYHTFSYSPLRDDTGHVVGMLCVVSEDTERVISERRMATLRDLGSDPSVVRTEEEMLAFSGRQLSRNQADLPFALTYLYDDDGSARLANTVGIAAGHPAAPASLPAGGTDGPWPVAALSQGESTLVALEAKPFAGLPTGVWAEPPTHALVVPLLQQGGAPYGFLVAGLNRHRPLDEVYRGFVELVAGHIAAGIASARSYRAQQQRAEELAELDRAKTTFFSNISHEFRTPLTLIMGPLEELRGLLAQEGPEVRQELETIHRNGLRMGKLVNTLLDFSRIEAGRMQATYEPADLAAVTSELASVFRSAIDRAGLGFTVDCPALDEPVYIDRGMWEKVVLNLLSNALKFTFEGSIAVSVRAANGQAVVTVKDTGIGVPAQEMPRLFERFHRIENVRSRSNEGSGIGLALVQELVGLHGGTITADSTEGEGTSFTIRLPFGTTHLPADAFTPPAGTIASPSAAAPYVQEAMRWLPGEERARATAGSGDTVTEPVTGPGIPAQVLVADDNADMREYLSRLLSGAGYDVRAVTDGMEALDAIRTQAPDMVVSDVMMPRLDGLSLVAALRTDPRTAAVPVLLLSARAGQEASIEGLQAGADDYLVKPFAAAELLARVRANVELARLRNHHARWRTALVDSLQEAFFVCDEDGAVIEINTAFTDILGYGPENLPYAPTHPWWPDTETEPEAHQQVADAFAGLLDQSQGNHTIPVTHRDGHRLWISATFNPAQDPDSGRTVTVGTFRDATADHYAIQRETALASLSTCLTQAEDLPEALSTALAELKELWHASSVLAAVFDRGDTPTLTTTEQGLHWQQLSADRRQALTVLRERPLLTPTVDSTGAGIILEHPDGPMALWVDLGNERPFTSEDELLLSLLAGHLAQGLTRAHQIDQQREIALVLQRAILGPSQLPEGFAVRYEPATRPLEVGGDWYDTVSLPDGRIGIVVGDCVGRGLGAATVMGQLRSACRALLLQDGSPARALMALDHFAAGVPGALCTTVFCGVLDPNTGHLTYSSAGHPPGILALPDGTTSLLEGGRYAPLAVRPGTARPEAECDVPARATLLLYTDGLVERRRRPLTTGIHQAGEAVQAGRESAVDDLATQVMERLAPTGGYDDDVALLLYRHPAPLEVTFPAESEQLAPVRKALRTWLDQCDLPPHTVQNVLVAAGEACANAIEHGHRHSPGETIRLRVEALVDDLHLSVVDSGNWKPPQPELNTHRGRGVTLMRALMQQVTITPSPNGTTVGMHTRIA; encoded by the coding sequence GTGGCGGTATCGGAAGGCTCCGGGGGCCGGGCGGCGGCCGGGGACGATGTGTTCTCCGCGGACGTCGAAGTCGGGAAGGACCTTGGCGCGGTGGACTGGGCGACGCACCCTCTTGGACTGCCGGCTCTCTGGCCGCAGAGTCTGCGGACCGCGGTAAGCATTCTGCTCTCGTCACGTTTCTCCATGTGGATGGCGTGGGGGCCGGAACTGACGTTCTTCTGCAATTCCGCCTACCGGCGGGACACGCTGGGCAGCAAGTACCCCTGGGCGCTGGGACGGCCGGCGAGCGAGGTGTGGGCGGAGATCTGGGACGATATCGGCCCGCGAATCGACACTGTGCTGGGCACGGGCGACGCCACCTGGGATCAGGCCCTGCTGCTCTTCGTCCAGCGGTCGGGCTACCCGGAGGAGTCCTACCACACCTTCTCCTACAGTCCCCTGCGCGACGACACCGGCCATGTGGTCGGGATGCTGTGCGTGGTCAGTGAGGACACCGAACGGGTCATCAGTGAGCGGCGGATGGCCACGCTGCGGGACCTGGGTTCGGACCCCAGCGTGGTACGCACCGAAGAAGAGATGCTGGCCTTCTCCGGACGACAGCTCAGCCGTAACCAGGCCGACCTCCCCTTCGCGCTGACCTACCTCTACGACGACGACGGCAGCGCCCGGCTGGCGAACACCGTCGGCATCGCGGCCGGGCACCCGGCTGCCCCGGCGAGTCTGCCGGCGGGCGGGACCGATGGACCGTGGCCCGTAGCCGCGCTCTCCCAGGGAGAATCGACGCTCGTCGCACTCGAGGCGAAGCCTTTCGCCGGGCTCCCAACGGGGGTCTGGGCCGAACCGCCCACCCACGCGCTTGTGGTGCCGCTGTTGCAACAAGGCGGCGCGCCCTACGGATTCCTCGTCGCCGGACTCAACCGGCACCGGCCGCTCGACGAAGTCTACCGAGGCTTCGTCGAACTGGTAGCGGGCCATATCGCCGCAGGAATCGCGAGCGCCCGCAGCTACCGGGCTCAGCAGCAGCGCGCCGAGGAACTTGCCGAGCTGGACAGGGCGAAGACCACCTTCTTCTCCAACATCAGCCACGAGTTCCGCACTCCGCTCACCCTGATCATGGGCCCACTCGAGGAGTTGCGCGGCCTGCTGGCGCAGGAGGGTCCGGAGGTGCGTCAGGAACTCGAGACGATCCACCGCAACGGACTTCGGATGGGCAAGCTCGTCAACACCTTGCTGGACTTCTCCCGCATCGAAGCCGGGCGGATGCAGGCGACCTACGAGCCCGCTGACCTTGCCGCCGTCACCTCCGAACTGGCCAGTGTCTTCCGCTCCGCCATCGACCGAGCCGGGCTCGGTTTCACCGTCGACTGCCCTGCCCTCGACGAGCCGGTGTACATCGACCGCGGCATGTGGGAGAAGGTGGTGCTCAACCTTCTCAGCAACGCGCTGAAGTTCACCTTCGAAGGCTCGATCGCCGTGTCGGTCCGAGCGGCGAACGGACAGGCGGTGGTGACCGTCAAGGACACCGGCATCGGCGTCCCGGCGCAGGAGATGCCCCGGCTGTTCGAACGCTTCCACCGTATCGAGAACGTCCGCTCCCGCTCCAACGAGGGCAGTGGCATCGGCCTCGCCCTCGTCCAGGAGCTCGTGGGCCTGCACGGCGGCACAATCACTGCCGACAGCACCGAGGGCGAAGGCACCAGCTTCACTATCCGTCTTCCGTTCGGGACCACCCACCTGCCCGCCGACGCTTTCACTCCCCCGGCCGGCACCATTGCGTCGCCCTCCGCCGCCGCCCCGTACGTGCAGGAGGCCATGCGATGGCTACCGGGAGAGGAACGCGCCCGCGCAACGGCCGGTAGCGGCGACACCGTCACCGAACCGGTCACCGGACCTGGCATCCCTGCCCAGGTGCTCGTCGCCGACGACAACGCCGACATGCGTGAGTACCTGTCCCGGTTGCTGTCAGGAGCGGGTTACGACGTCCGGGCTGTCACCGACGGGATGGAAGCACTCGACGCGATTCGCACCCAAGCCCCCGACATGGTGGTCAGCGACGTGATGATGCCGCGCCTGGACGGCCTGTCCCTGGTCGCGGCCCTGCGGACCGACCCTCGCACCGCAGCCGTCCCCGTGCTGCTGCTGTCCGCCCGGGCCGGGCAGGAAGCATCGATCGAGGGACTCCAAGCCGGAGCCGACGACTACCTCGTCAAACCGTTCGCCGCCGCCGAACTCCTCGCCAGGGTCCGGGCCAACGTCGAACTGGCGCGCCTGCGCAACCACCACGCCCGCTGGCGCACCGCGCTCGTCGACTCCCTGCAGGAAGCGTTCTTCGTCTGCGACGAGGACGGCGCGGTCATCGAAATCAACACCGCCTTCACCGACATCCTCGGGTACGGCCCCGAAAACCTCCCCTACGCCCCGACGCACCCTTGGTGGCCGGACACCGAAACCGAACCGGAAGCCCACCAACAGGTCGCCGACGCCTTCGCGGGCCTCCTCGACCAGAGCCAGGGCAACCACACCATCCCCGTCACACACCGCGACGGACACCGCCTGTGGATCAGTGCCACATTCAATCCGGCCCAGGACCCCGACAGCGGGCGCACCGTCACCGTCGGAACCTTCCGCGATGCCACCGCGGACCACTACGCCATCCAGCGCGAAACCGCCCTCGCATCCCTCAGTACCTGTCTGACCCAGGCCGAGGACCTGCCAGAAGCGCTGAGCACCGCCTTGGCCGAACTGAAGGAACTGTGGCACGCCTCGTCCGTGCTGGCCGCAGTCTTCGACCGCGGCGACACACCCACCCTGACCACCACCGAACAGGGCCTGCACTGGCAACAGCTGTCTGCGGACCGCCGCCAAGCCCTCACCGTTCTGCGTGAGCGCCCTCTTCTCACCCCCACCGTGGACAGCACAGGGGCCGGTATCATCCTGGAGCACCCCGACGGCCCGATGGCACTGTGGGTCGACCTCGGCAACGAGCGGCCCTTCACCAGTGAGGACGAGCTGCTGCTGTCGCTGCTGGCCGGACACCTCGCCCAGGGCCTGACCCGAGCTCACCAGATCGACCAGCAGCGCGAGATCGCCCTCGTACTGCAGCGCGCGATCCTCGGCCCCTCCCAACTTCCCGAAGGCTTCGCCGTTCGCTACGAACCGGCCACCCGCCCCTTGGAGGTCGGTGGGGACTGGTACGACACGGTGTCCCTGCCTGACGGGCGCATAGGCATCGTCGTGGGCGACTGCGTAGGCCGCGGGCTGGGCGCGGCCACCGTGATGGGCCAGCTGCGCAGCGCCTGCCGCGCGCTGCTGCTCCAGGACGGAAGCCCCGCCCGAGCCCTCATGGCGCTGGACCACTTCGCGGCCGGCGTCCCCGGCGCGTTGTGCACGACCGTTTTCTGCGGTGTCCTCGACCCCAACACCGGCCATCTGACGTACTCGAGCGCCGGCCACCCACCGGGCATCCTTGCTCTCCCCGACGGCACAACATCACTGCTGGAGGGCGGCAGGTACGCCCCTCTCGCCGTCCGACCCGGTACCGCCCGCCCGGAGGCAGAATGCGACGTCCCCGCCCGGGCCACGCTGCTGCTGTACACCGACGGTCTCGTCGAACGCCGAAGGCGTCCGCTGACGACCGGCATCCACCAAGCTGGCGAAGCCGTCCAGGCAGGCCGCGAGAGCGCCGTCGACGACCTCGCCACGCAGGTCATGGAACGCCTTGCTCCGACCGGAGGCTATGACGACGACGTCGCCCTGTTGCTGTACCGGCACCCAGCCCCGCTGGAAGTGACCTTTCCCGCCGAGTCGGAACAGCTTGCCCCGGTCCGCAAGGCGCTGCGCACCTGGCTGGACCAGTGCGACCTGCCGCCCCACACCGTACAGAACGTCCTGGTCGCCGCCGGTGAAGCGTGTGCCAACGCCATCGAGCACGGCCACCGCCACAGCCCGGGAGAGACGATCCGCCTCCGGGTTGAAGCGCTCGTGGACGATCTACATCTGTCCGTAGTGGACAGCGGCAACTGGAAACCCCCGCAGCCCGAACTCAACACCCACCGCGGCCGAGGCGTCACGCTGATGCGCGCACTCATGCAGCAGGTCACCATCACCCCAAGCCCCAACGGCACCACCGTCGGCATGCATACGAGGATCGCCTGA
- a CDS encoding STAS domain-containing protein codes for MTTPLTLTARNRSDGTPLLKAVGEIDMSNTDALTAALDATTGPLIIDLTEVEYLDSAGLSVLFAHADRLELIAGPLLTPVLTVSGLADLTTTHGPGD; via the coding sequence ATGACCACACCGCTCACCCTCACAGCCCGCAATCGATCCGACGGGACACCGTTGCTGAAGGCCGTCGGCGAGATCGACATGAGCAACACCGACGCGCTGACCGCCGCTCTCGATGCCACCACAGGCCCACTCATCATCGACCTCACCGAAGTCGAGTACCTCGACAGCGCCGGACTGAGCGTCTTGTTCGCTCACGCCGACCGCCTCGAACTCATCGCGGGCCCCCTCCTGACGCCTGTCCTGACGGTCTCCGGACTCGCGGATCTCACCACCACTCACGGCCCGGGCGATTAG
- a CDS encoding DNA glycosylase AlkZ-like family protein, with protein sequence MPSAWACANTSVKVRSRRPGRRESDRACLTQLVGHAGAALGAATVDDLADCFRIPVTVAAPILPDTGLVPVRVQGWGPAWAAPDALPRTPRPHHAPVMLGPFDNLIWYRPRVQRLFDFNQVFEAYKPAHRRLHGYYVCPLANGRLLGRADLARRGDTLTIRSTSQEPHAGPDTTHHFAPAITELARTTGLTRPKLTGESMDPASRALSASQLGRPRAARLCCSRPTALAPRHGGACVTL encoded by the coding sequence ATGCCTTCGGCCTGGGCGTGTGCGAACACATCCGTCAAGGTTCGCAGCCGCAGGCCAGGCCGACGAGAATCCGACCGTGCGTGCCTGACCCAGCTCGTGGGCCACGCCGGAGCAGCGCTCGGCGCCGCCACCGTCGACGACCTGGCCGACTGCTTCCGCATCCCCGTCACGGTCGCCGCCCCGATCCTGCCGGACACCGGCCTCGTCCCCGTCCGGGTCCAGGGCTGGGGTCCTGCCTGGGCGGCCCCGGACGCCCTCCCCCGCACGCCGCGGCCGCACCACGCACCTGTGATGCTCGGCCCGTTCGACAACCTCATCTGGTACCGGCCCCGCGTCCAGCGCCTCTTCGACTTCAACCAGGTCTTCGAGGCCTACAAACCCGCCCACCGCCGCCTGCACGGCTACTACGTCTGCCCCCTCGCCAACGGCCGCCTCCTCGGCCGCGCCGACCTTGCCCGCCGCGGCGACACCCTCACCATCCGCAGCACCAGCCAGGAACCACACGCCGGACCCGACACCACACACCACTTCGCCCCCGCCATCACGGAACTCGCCCGGACCACAGGACTGACCCGCCCGAAACTCACCGGGGAATCAATGGATCCAGCATCACGTGCGCTGAGCGCGAGCCAGCTCGGGCGCCCCCGCGCTGCTCGCCTCTGTTGCAGCCGTCCAACGGCCTTGGCGCCGCGGCACGGCGGCGCTTGTGTGACCCTCTGA